A genomic stretch from Sporosarcina sp. ANT_H38 includes:
- a CDS encoding replication-relaxation family protein, with protein MKRLADREEQILLLLKKFDFMTRDQLNRYFQLGGKRNTNRILSGISDYLTSIREGYQTIYYLSKVGKAHVDCEKIRKKGGHVNHTVMRNDMWLFFDMPKKWKNEIKVSDGSVSVVVDSMFTDNWDRRHFLEVDNMQTMKENRNKIKRYKELFRNGSIEEKLGHFPTIVWLTTTEHRREQLKEECEGLPAVMVFTITDIK; from the coding sequence TTGAAAAGGTTAGCAGACCGCGAGGAACAAATACTGTTACTTTTGAAGAAGTTTGATTTCATGACTCGGGATCAACTAAATAGATATTTCCAACTAGGAGGAAAGCGTAATACCAATAGAATACTTAGCGGTATCTCCGATTACTTAACAAGCATCCGTGAAGGGTATCAGACTATCTACTATTTAAGTAAAGTCGGAAAGGCGCATGTGGACTGTGAAAAGATACGTAAAAAGGGCGGGCATGTAAATCACACCGTAATGCGTAACGATATGTGGTTGTTCTTCGACATGCCGAAAAAGTGGAAAAACGAGATTAAAGTGTCTGATGGTTCGGTCAGTGTGGTGGTGGATTCAATGTTCACAGATAATTGGGATAGGAGACATTTTCTCGAAGTGGATAACATGCAGACAATGAAAGAAAATAGAAACAAAATTAAACGTTACAAAGAATTGTTTCGTAACGGATCGATAGAAGAGAAATTAGGTCATTTTCCGACAATCGTATGGTTGACGACCACCGAACACAGGAGAGAACAGCTTAAAGAAGAATGCGAAGGTTTGCCGGCGGTCATGGTCTTTACTATAACTGATATCAAATAA
- a CDS encoding FtsK/SpoIIIE domain-containing protein, with protein MIFEIVTTSIMGGIALKAYVKKKGLTTNDSGKIQRIISLSGLNVKDGKDTLTTHLIRKKKHDGYWEYKYRIPLGRSFDDYLNKQSILEDGLNNRRQHITLSDLKDLQLDANIIDNLKTLWTNKLTEKKELELSFDGLLTLRVYDEPMPTHVPFQCGKGWSVPVGMTREKNTFKFHDFEKIPHMVLGGATRYGKSNFINLMIVSLLQSKPDHVKLFLIDLKGGVELCDYENVKQTVSIAYEPHEALETLQMAYQQMRQIQTRMRSLGKKNVQEAGIKERYFIIIDEVGELNPAEAVTKEDRKLKQECQTLMSQIARLGAGLGFRQILATQYPTGDVIPRQCKQNSDAKLSFRVQSATASRVVLDEVGAENLPQIKGRAIYQTADKREILQTPLVTSEVIHNTIAPYIAERIVESAKKEEISFEKVSRPRGTNTVTFEEV; from the coding sequence ATGATATTCGAAATCGTGACTACCTCGATTATGGGAGGGATTGCATTGAAGGCTTATGTTAAAAAGAAGGGATTAACAACCAACGATTCCGGGAAGATTCAACGGATTATTTCTCTTAGCGGGCTGAATGTGAAGGACGGAAAAGACACATTGACCACTCACCTTATTCGCAAAAAGAAGCATGATGGGTATTGGGAATATAAATATCGGATTCCTCTAGGAAGAAGTTTTGATGACTATCTGAACAAACAAAGCATCTTGGAGGACGGCCTAAACAATAGGCGTCAACATATAACATTGAGTGACTTGAAGGATCTCCAACTGGATGCGAATATCATTGATAATTTGAAAACGTTATGGACTAACAAGTTAACGGAAAAGAAGGAACTGGAATTGTCGTTTGACGGACTATTGACTCTAAGGGTTTATGACGAACCAATGCCCACGCACGTCCCGTTTCAATGCGGTAAAGGATGGTCTGTCCCCGTTGGCATGACAAGGGAAAAGAATACATTCAAGTTTCATGACTTTGAAAAGATTCCTCATATGGTTCTTGGTGGAGCTACCCGATACGGAAAAAGTAACTTCATTAACCTGATGATTGTTAGCTTGTTGCAAAGCAAGCCCGATCACGTCAAACTCTTCTTGATTGACTTAAAAGGTGGGGTTGAGTTGTGCGACTATGAGAACGTCAAACAGACTGTATCCATCGCGTATGAGCCTCATGAAGCATTAGAGACATTGCAAATGGCTTACCAGCAAATGAGACAGATACAAACTAGAATGAGATCTTTGGGAAAGAAGAATGTTCAGGAGGCAGGAATCAAAGAACGCTATTTCATCATCATTGATGAAGTGGGCGAACTGAATCCTGCTGAAGCTGTTACAAAGGAAGATAGGAAGCTTAAACAAGAATGTCAAACGCTTATGAGTCAGATAGCCAGGCTAGGTGCAGGATTAGGGTTTAGGCAAATACTAGCAACCCAATACCCTACTGGTGACGTTATACCTCGCCAATGTAAACAGAATAGTGATGCTAAACTATCGTTCCGCGTTCAATCTGCTACCGCTTCAAGGGTTGTCCTTGATGAAGTAGGCGCTGAGAATCTTCCGCAAATCAAAGGTAGGGCTATTTATCAGACTGCTGACAAAAGGGAAATATTACAGACTCCCCTAGTGACGTCTGAGGTTATCCACAACACAATTGCACCTTATATAGCAGAAAGAATTGTTGAATCTGCGAAAAAGGAGGAAATCAGCTTTGAAAAGGTTAGCAGACCGCGAGGAACAAATACTGTTACTTTTGAAGAAGTTTGA
- a CDS encoding DUF262 domain-containing protein, translating into MAIKIKQSLLVNAFNDPTKETVNKSVSQICNEVGMGQIIMPIFQRDLAWTTSKKVDLYNFQLNGSAPVAPISMNKIGAKSVDMPHVTLLNRLEVDNKNNIQGNLSVVDGQQRISTNYQAFINDESIRSIVLDISRGVFLDIKDKDIKKNQIPVGVLYNQDPIVYTEYIRTHPLLMEFDVSSLLGQIRTKFNNYFYTVNFAHDLPGEEQIKWFDVLNLAGSRVPDIQMKLTRLQINGLDFYKDYSKVFREKLEINGLDLFVQKNTEVSIPLATLNPAFEITLGKSHTSNYSPMASDKKESIIIEMTSDKLSDCFEMTLAGLDRALEFINENSLLDPERIDYITYLTGYFVYKNGEPLANSSNQNLIDWYTSADFGSKTNSERREMFNEILSL; encoded by the coding sequence ATGGCTATAAAAATTAAGCAATCACTACTGGTAAACGCATTTAACGATCCTACTAAAGAAACTGTCAATAAATCCGTTAGTCAAATTTGTAACGAAGTGGGTATGGGGCAAATTATTATGCCTATATTTCAACGTGATTTAGCATGGACTACAAGCAAAAAAGTAGATTTGTATAACTTCCAATTAAACGGATCTGCACCAGTAGCACCAATTTCCATGAACAAAATTGGTGCTAAAAGTGTTGATATGCCTCATGTTACTTTGTTAAATAGATTGGAAGTAGATAATAAGAATAATATACAAGGAAATCTAAGTGTAGTAGACGGGCAACAAAGGATTAGCACTAACTACCAAGCTTTTATAAATGATGAGTCCATTAGAAGCATTGTCTTGGATATATCAAGAGGAGTTTTCCTAGATATAAAAGACAAAGATATTAAAAAAAATCAAATTCCTGTTGGCGTACTATATAACCAAGATCCTATCGTCTATACAGAATACATTAGGACTCATCCTCTTTTGATGGAGTTTGATGTATCTTCACTATTAGGTCAAATACGTACAAAATTCAACAACTATTTTTACACTGTGAATTTTGCACATGATCTGCCTGGTGAAGAACAAATTAAGTGGTTTGATGTTTTGAATTTAGCCGGGAGTCGGGTGCCGGATATTCAAATGAAGCTTACACGCTTACAAATAAATGGATTAGATTTTTACAAAGATTACTCAAAAGTTTTCCGAGAAAAGCTAGAAATTAATGGACTGGATTTGTTTGTTCAAAAAAATACAGAAGTATCAATTCCTTTAGCTACACTAAATCCGGCATTTGAAATAACTCTTGGTAAATCGCATACATCTAATTACAGTCCTATGGCATCTGATAAAAAAGAGTCTATTATTATTGAAATGACTTCTGATAAATTGAGTGACTGTTTTGAAATGACTCTTGCAGGTTTAGATCGCGCATTGGAATTCATCAATGAAAACAGTTTGTTGGATCCAGAAAGAATTGATTATATCACGTATCTTACTGGCTACTTTGTTTACAAAAATGGTGAACCTCTTGCAAATTCTAGTAACCAAAACCTTATTGATTGGTATACTAGTGCGGATTTCGGAAGCAAAACTAATTCGGAAAGACGTGAAATGTTTAATGAAATATTATCTTTATAA
- a CDS encoding class I SAM-dependent DNA methyltransferase, with protein sequence MVTKKVKEEKSIEVQLWDTAVRLRGTVDPAYYKNVVLGLIFLKFISDNYVEQRKKLIEMGQEAFIDMPAFYAQDNTFYLPEESRWSYIIDNAKQNDIAIKIDKALSDIESNNKSLIGALPDNNFYSNLGIERSKLASLLDAINKIDTQKNPEVDLIGRVYEYFLQKFAIDGGKKGEFYTPKSIVNLMATMIEPYSGIVYDPCCGSGGMFVQSMKFIESHHGDKQNVSIYGQEQNRETFKLAKMNLALRGIGGNLGEEAADTFAKDLHKDLKADYIMANPPFNLKLWREDKELLKDERWQGYDVPPVSNGNYAWILNIVSKLSCNGIAAFLLANGALNAGGEEYKIRKRLVENGLIEAIIVLPRNMFYSTDISVTLWIINKNKAAKISSRNHVEVQNQDPQDEVLFMDLRTLGVEYEKKYIELTDEEIEKATEIYHNWKKGINYEDIPELCYSANTDEIRTHDFALAPSKYIEFIDRDSGLNYHNEMGRIQKEFTDLMRAEKKSQQAIVDAFKGLGYEVKL encoded by the coding sequence ATGGTTACAAAAAAAGTAAAAGAAGAAAAGTCAATAGAAGTTCAATTATGGGATACAGCGGTGAGGTTGCGTGGAACAGTTGATCCTGCATATTATAAAAACGTAGTTTTAGGTTTGATTTTTCTAAAGTTTATTAGTGATAATTACGTAGAACAGCGAAAAAAGCTAATTGAAATGGGACAAGAGGCGTTCATTGATATGCCAGCGTTTTATGCACAAGATAATACATTCTATCTACCGGAAGAATCACGTTGGAGTTATATCATTGATAATGCAAAGCAAAATGATATAGCCATAAAAATTGATAAAGCGCTAAGTGATATTGAAAGCAATAATAAATCCTTAATAGGTGCATTACCGGATAATAACTTTTACTCTAACTTAGGAATAGAAAGGTCTAAATTAGCTTCTTTACTCGATGCAATTAATAAAATAGATACCCAAAAAAATCCGGAAGTCGATCTGATTGGACGTGTTTATGAATATTTTTTGCAGAAGTTTGCGATTGATGGGGGTAAAAAGGGAGAGTTTTATACACCAAAAAGTATTGTGAATTTAATGGCAACAATGATTGAACCATATTCGGGAATAGTTTATGACCCTTGTTGTGGCTCTGGGGGGATGTTTGTTCAATCAATGAAGTTTATTGAAAGCCATCATGGAGATAAACAGAATGTGTCTATTTACGGCCAAGAGCAAAATAGAGAGACTTTTAAATTGGCAAAAATGAATCTTGCATTACGTGGTATTGGTGGAAATCTTGGCGAGGAGGCTGCGGATACCTTTGCAAAAGATCTTCATAAAGACTTAAAAGCAGATTATATTATGGCGAATCCACCATTTAACCTGAAATTGTGGCGTGAGGATAAAGAATTATTAAAAGATGAACGATGGCAAGGATATGATGTACCGCCTGTTAGTAATGGTAACTATGCATGGATACTAAATATTGTTTCTAAGTTATCATGTAATGGTATTGCAGCATTCTTGCTCGCCAATGGTGCGCTCAATGCAGGTGGGGAAGAATATAAAATCCGGAAAAGGTTGGTTGAAAATGGTTTAATTGAGGCGATTATCGTCTTACCTCGGAATATGTTTTACAGTACAGATATTAGTGTCACCCTTTGGATTATTAATAAGAATAAAGCTGCTAAGATATCCTCAAGAAATCATGTGGAAGTGCAAAATCAAGACCCTCAGGATGAGGTTCTGTTCATGGATTTGAGAACTTTGGGTGTTGAATATGAGAAAAAATATATCGAACTAACTGATGAAGAAATTGAGAAAGCCACAGAAATTTATCATAACTGGAAAAAAGGAATTAACTATGAAGATATTCCTGAATTGTGTTATTCAGCGAATACAGATGAAATTAGAACACATGATTTTGCTCTAGCTCCAAGTAAGTATATCGAATTCATTGACCGTGATTCAGGATTGAATTATCACAATGAAATGGGAAGAATACAGAAAGAATTCACTGATTTGATGCGTGCGGAAAAGAAATCTCAGCAAGCGATTGTGGACGCATTTAAGGGGTTAGGTTATGAAGTTAAACTATAA
- a CDS encoding restriction endonuclease subunit S produces MKLNYKKIGDYIELVDKRNVGNEYTVKDLKGIRIDKTFIPSVANVSETDLSKYKIVEKNVFAFTPMQVGRDKTIRVVLYKEEKPAIISPAYLTFVVKRPVELLPEYLMMNFLRTESDRYGWFISDGSVRASLEWDRFCDIEIPLPSIEKQSSIVDLYNSVKSNLEYLRSSCRDLQKITESYIDGVKKTVNHVNIGSFIEVIDNRNAENKYTVHDLRGINIKKTFIPSVANVSGTDLSKYKIVEKNVFAFSPMQVGRDKTIRVVLYEDDVPAIISPAYITFVIKNSDRILPEYLMLNFMRPESDRYGWFISDGSVRASLEINRFRDIEIPLPSIDEQRAIVEIHHVLRNRKEIADKLEKQIKDLTPILIRGIVEQMDTGKER; encoded by the coding sequence ATGAAGTTAAACTATAAGAAAATTGGAGATTATATTGAATTAGTAGATAAAAGAAATGTTGGAAATGAGTATACGGTAAAAGATTTAAAAGGGATAAGAATTGATAAGACATTTATCCCTTCCGTAGCTAATGTTTCGGAAACGGATCTGTCAAAGTACAAAATAGTTGAGAAGAATGTTTTTGCTTTTACTCCAATGCAGGTAGGACGCGATAAGACTATTCGTGTAGTGTTGTACAAAGAAGAGAAACCAGCAATAATTTCACCAGCATACTTAACCTTTGTGGTGAAAAGGCCTGTTGAGCTGTTACCGGAATACTTAATGATGAATTTTCTACGTACAGAATCCGATCGATATGGCTGGTTTATCAGTGATGGTAGTGTTCGCGCTAGTTTAGAGTGGGATAGGTTCTGTGATATTGAGATTCCACTCCCATCGATTGAAAAACAAAGCAGCATTGTAGACTTATATAATTCTGTGAAAAGTAATTTAGAATATTTGAGGTCTAGCTGCAGAGATTTACAAAAAATAACTGAATCTTACATTGATGGGGTAAAAAAAACAGTAAATCATGTAAATATAGGCTCATTCATCGAAGTAATTGATAATAGGAATGCTGAAAATAAATATACTGTTCATGATTTAAGGGGGATTAATATAAAGAAAACATTTATCCCTTCTGTAGCTAATGTATCTGGTACCGATTTATCTAAGTACAAAATAGTAGAGAAAAATGTTTTTGCATTTTCTCCAATGCAAGTAGGACGAGATAAAACTATACGAGTAGTCTTGTACGAGGATGATGTGCCGGCCATTATATCACCAGCTTATATCACCTTTGTGATTAAAAATTCCGATAGAATATTACCGGAGTATCTAATGCTGAACTTTATGCGACCAGAATCCGATCGATATGGCTGGTTTATCAGTGATGGCAGTGTTCGCGCTAGTTTAGAAATCAATAGGTTCCGTGATATTGAGATTCCACTTCCATCTATTGATGAACAGCGTGCAATTGTTGAGATACATCATGTTTTGCGCAATAGAAAGGAAATAGCCGACAAATTAGAAAAACAAATTAAAGATTTAACACCAATATTAATACGAGGAATAGTAGAACAAATGGATACAGGTAAAGAAAGGTAG
- a CDS encoding type I restriction endonuclease subunit R: MTKFDEARLEESIIKMLEKQGYEYSLGSNIVRNYKEVLLEKDLTSFLAKQYELNGITDLEISRIVSSLTTISSYPLYDANRKIITKISDGFILKRENPQEKDFMVSLIDFENPGNNKWRVVNQFTIKGPEENRRPDVLIFINGLPLVVWEFKSAIREDTTITDAYTQVAVRYRRGIPELLKYNALTVISDGVNNRYGSIFAPQEYFYAWRRVNEDSKEVDGLDSLFTMVEGLFDKKRLLAIIKDYIYYPDDSQKETKVVARYPQFFAANKLFKNIMSHLKPDGDGKGGTYYGATGSGKSFTMLFLTRLLMKSKVMKNPTIMIISDRSDLDEQMSGLFVESKKYIGDDIVMSVKSRQHLREELMDRQSGGVYLTTIQKFSEDTKLLSERTNIICISDEAHRSQTNLDKKTQITDYGIKQSYGFARYLRNGFPNASFVGFSGTPVDATIEVFGPVIDSYTMTESIRDGITVDLIYEGRAAKVNLDESRLQDIEDYYLLAAKEGANEYQIEKSKKVVASLQVILKDPDRLRSVAEDFVAHYEERVEEGATVEGKAIFVSSSREAAHLIYQLLKEIRPNWFVSQKLGDEQDSKSIEKVKLVMTRNNDDEKELYDMLGDPDYRSSLAREYKVVNSNFKIAIVVDMWLTGFDVPSLDTIYIDKPIQKHSLIQTISRVNRVYIGKERGLIVDYIGIKRNLNEAMRQYTNYQSEELPDITQAIKIVRDELEVLDKIYYRFNKERYFNGDSLEQLQNMKDAVEFVQVTEELENRFMYSVKRLKSAFNLCSTSDEFTCRDRDNISFYTAVRSILFKLTKGEAPDLQQMNAKVKKLLEAALISDGVEPIFEIAKDTKSKESEIDIFSDEYLARINAIVKPNTKIRILQQLLQQSIENFKKVNKIKGIEFDEKLRRLVASYNDRRKEEAYASQVLDEVAEQLSELMQQLKDEKNSFKKMGIDYEEKAFYDVLKHVRDSYEFDYPEDKLIQLSKEVKKIIEDKSQFTDWNSRMDIKAQLQVNLILLLAKNGYPPVALDEAYKEVLEQAENLKKNI, from the coding sequence ATGACAAAATTTGATGAAGCGCGATTAGAAGAATCAATTATTAAAATGCTTGAAAAACAAGGCTATGAGTATTCTTTGGGATCAAATATTGTCAGGAACTATAAAGAAGTTCTTTTAGAGAAAGACTTAACAAGTTTTTTAGCTAAACAATATGAATTAAACGGAATAACTGATTTGGAAATCAGCCGCATTGTTTCTTCATTAACTACCATTTCTTCTTATCCTTTGTATGATGCTAACCGTAAAATTATTACGAAAATATCCGATGGGTTTATTTTAAAAAGAGAAAATCCACAGGAGAAAGATTTTATGGTGTCGTTAATTGATTTCGAGAATCCTGGAAATAATAAATGGCGTGTTGTAAATCAATTCACGATTAAGGGCCCTGAAGAAAACAGACGTCCGGATGTTTTGATTTTTATTAATGGATTGCCTCTTGTAGTTTGGGAATTTAAGTCTGCCATAAGGGAAGATACAACCATTACGGATGCGTACACCCAAGTTGCTGTACGTTACCGCAGAGGAATTCCAGAGTTGTTGAAATATAACGCACTTACAGTTATTAGTGATGGTGTGAATAATAGGTATGGATCAATCTTTGCTCCACAGGAATACTTTTATGCTTGGAGGCGAGTAAATGAAGATTCAAAAGAAGTCGATGGCTTAGATTCCTTATTTACTATGGTTGAAGGTCTATTTGATAAAAAACGATTGTTGGCTATTATCAAAGATTATATTTACTATCCCGATGATTCCCAAAAAGAAACTAAAGTTGTTGCGCGATATCCACAATTTTTTGCCGCGAATAAATTATTTAAGAATATTATGAGTCATTTAAAACCCGATGGGGATGGAAAAGGTGGCACATACTATGGTGCGACCGGTTCCGGAAAAAGTTTCACCATGCTCTTTTTAACTCGATTATTGATGAAAAGTAAAGTTATGAAGAATCCTACTATCATGATAATCTCAGATAGGTCTGATCTTGATGAACAGATGAGTGGGCTGTTTGTTGAGTCGAAGAAATATATTGGTGACGATATTGTTATGAGTGTTAAATCACGTCAACATTTGAGAGAAGAGTTAATGGATCGTCAAAGTGGCGGTGTCTATTTGACAACTATTCAAAAGTTCTCTGAAGACACCAAATTACTCTCTGAACGAACAAACATTATTTGTATCTCGGATGAGGCCCATCGCTCACAAACGAATTTAGATAAGAAAACCCAAATTACTGATTATGGAATAAAACAAAGTTATGGTTTTGCAAGGTATTTACGGAATGGCTTTCCAAATGCATCATTTGTTGGCTTTAGTGGAACACCAGTTGATGCAACAATAGAGGTTTTTGGCCCCGTGATAGATTCTTATACTATGACAGAATCGATTCGTGATGGTATTACGGTAGATTTAATTTATGAGGGGCGGGCGGCAAAAGTAAATCTTGATGAGAGTAGATTACAAGATATTGAAGACTATTACCTTCTTGCGGCAAAAGAGGGTGCAAATGAATACCAAATTGAAAAGAGTAAAAAGGTTGTTGCAAGTCTTCAAGTTATACTCAAAGACCCAGATAGATTAAGATCTGTTGCAGAAGACTTTGTTGCCCACTATGAAGAACGGGTAGAAGAAGGGGCAACTGTTGAAGGGAAAGCAATTTTTGTGTCTTCAAGTAGAGAGGCAGCACATTTAATTTATCAATTATTAAAAGAAATACGTCCTAATTGGTTTGTTTCACAAAAGCTTGGTGATGAACAAGATTCTAAGTCGATTGAAAAAGTAAAGTTGGTAATGACAAGGAATAATGATGATGAAAAAGAGTTATATGATATGCTTGGGGATCCCGATTATCGAAGCAGTTTAGCTCGTGAGTATAAAGTGGTAAACTCGAACTTTAAAATTGCTATTGTTGTGGATATGTGGTTGACGGGATTCGATGTTCCATCATTAGATACGATTTATATTGACAAACCCATTCAAAAGCATTCATTAATTCAGACCATATCTCGCGTTAACCGCGTTTATATAGGGAAAGAGCGAGGTCTAATTGTTGATTACATTGGAATTAAAAGGAACTTAAATGAGGCAATGCGCCAATATACAAATTATCAATCCGAGGAATTACCTGATATTACTCAAGCAATCAAAATTGTCAGGGATGAATTAGAAGTGCTAGATAAAATCTACTATAGATTCAACAAAGAAAGATATTTCAATGGAGATTCACTCGAGCAATTGCAAAATATGAAGGATGCCGTTGAGTTTGTACAAGTAACAGAGGAGCTAGAGAACAGATTTATGTATTCTGTTAAACGTCTGAAAAGTGCATTTAATTTATGTAGTACTTCAGATGAGTTTACTTGTCGTGATCGAGATAATATTTCGTTCTATACCGCGGTTCGATCAATTTTATTTAAACTAACCAAAGGGGAAGCCCCTGATTTACAACAAATGAATGCAAAAGTAAAAAAGTTACTTGAAGCTGCACTTATATCAGACGGTGTAGAGCCAATATTTGAGATTGCTAAAGATACGAAATCTAAGGAAAGTGAAATTGATATTTTTAGCGACGAGTATCTAGCTAGAATAAATGCTATTGTTAAACCGAATACGAAAATTAGGATATTACAGCAGCTACTTCAACAATCAATTGAAAACTTCAAAAAGGTTAATAAGATAAAAGGTATAGAGTTTGATGAGAAATTGAGAAGACTAGTAGCGTCTTATAATGATCGACGCAAGGAAGAAGCTTATGCATCGCAGGTACTTGACGAGGTGGCTGAACAGCTTTCTGAGTTAATGCAGCAACTAAAAGATGAGAAAAATTCATTCAAAAAAATGGGAATAGATTATGAAGAAAAAGCATTTTATGATGTATTGAAGCATGTTCGTGATTCCTACGAATTTGATTACCCTGAAGATAAACTAATTCAACTTTCTAAAGAAGTTAAGAAAATTATAGAAGATAAATCACAATTTACTGATTGGAATTCCAGAATGGATATTAAAGCCCAATTACAAGTTAATTTAATCCTATTATTAGCAAAGAATGGTTATCCTCCCGTTGCCCTCGACGAAGCTTACAAAGAAGTACTGGAGCAAGCGGAAAACCTCAAGAAGAATATTTAG
- a CDS encoding tyrosine-type recombinase/integrase: MELVGDLYQNEDLVICTNTGTMQDPRNLVRVIKRMTKEAKVTAIRFQNMRHTHASILKVAGVDIVKIAAQLGHVNPKIT, encoded by the coding sequence ATGGAACTTGTGGGTGACCTATACCAGAATGAAGACCTAGTGATTTGCACGAATACGGGAACCATGCAAGATCCACGTAATTTGGTCAGGGTCATTAAGCGTATGACGAAAGAGGCTAAAGTGACGGCAATCCGATTTCAAAATATGCGACATACGCACGCTTCTATCCTGAAAGTGGCAGGAGTTGACATCGTTAAAATAGCGGCTCAACTTGGACATGTGAATCCCAAAATCACATAG
- a CDS encoding M20 family metallopeptidase, with product MINIVEDSKIYEEQIIKDRRYLHQNPEIGFDLPNTQRYIQQRLDEIGIEHKPCGVVPPEVREKYARAGFPEQVNCTGVVATIGQGSPCILLRADMDALPIEEEVESEFKSTKPGLMHACGHDSHVAMLLGAAQLLKNHEAELQGTVKLFFQPGEEWGYGSKLMIDDGALENPKVDAAFGIHIMPDQQAGTLSVSKGTLTQAMDSYIVDIKGYGGHSSQPHKTIDANMIMNQLYTSLNLLFTREAAPNQHVTFSVGAMSGGTVTNVIPEKAVLSGNMRSYDQETRDHLCQRIPEMIDHVVKAWRGEYSTTEFHTPTTYNNPEFVDEITSFLEEVVGIENVVDNGQMSGSEDFSYISQQVPSAFVVLGTGKEGEAPVHNPRMQQNEDIFKYGAALHANVAIEWLKNQHK from the coding sequence ATGATTAACATTGTTGAAGACTCAAAAATATATGAAGAACAAATTATTAAAGACCGTCGATATTTACATCAAAACCCAGAAATCGGGTTCGATCTTCCAAACACACAACGATACATTCAACAACGTCTTGATGAAATCGGAATAGAACATAAGCCCTGTGGCGTAGTACCACCTGAGGTTAGAGAAAAGTATGCAAGAGCTGGATTTCCTGAACAAGTAAATTGTACAGGTGTTGTCGCGACGATTGGTCAAGGTTCTCCTTGTATTCTTCTCCGTGCTGATATGGATGCATTACCCATTGAGGAAGAAGTAGAATCAGAATTCAAATCAACAAAACCTGGTCTTATGCATGCCTGTGGTCATGACTCACATGTTGCCATGCTTTTAGGAGCTGCCCAACTTTTGAAAAATCATGAAGCTGAATTACAAGGTACTGTAAAATTATTCTTCCAACCTGGTGAAGAATGGGGATACGGTTCTAAGTTAATGATCGATGATGGGGCACTTGAAAACCCAAAAGTGGATGCTGCTTTCGGAATTCATATTATGCCAGACCAACAAGCTGGAACGCTGTCAGTCAGTAAAGGGACATTAACACAAGCAATGGATTCGTATATTGTGGATATTAAAGGATATGGTGGCCATAGCTCACAACCCCATAAAACCATTGATGCCAACATGATTATGAATCAACTTTATACCAGTTTAAATCTATTATTCACACGTGAAGCTGCTCCAAATCAGCATGTTACATTTTCCGTAGGTGCCATGAGTGGTGGTACTGTGACGAATGTGATCCCAGAAAAAGCAGTGTTAAGCGGAAATATGCGTAGTTATGATCAGGAGACGCGAGATCATTTATGTCAACGAATCCCTGAGATGATTGATCATGTTGTAAAAGCATGGCGTGGAGAATATAGCACAACAGAATTCCACACACCAACGACATACAATAATCCTGAATTTGTTGATGAAATCACCTCTTTCCTAGAAGAAGTTGTTGGTATAGAGAATGTTGTGGATAATGGGCAAATGAGTGGCTCAGAAGACTTCTCTTATATCTCTCAACAAGTACCGTCTGCATTTGTTGTGTTAGGTACCGGAAAAGAAGGAGAAGCCCCTGTTCACAACCCTCGTATGCAACAAAATGAGGATATATTTAAGTATGGTGCTGCTCTACACGCAAACGTAGCAATAGAATGGCTAAAAAATCAGCATAAATGA